The following proteins come from a genomic window of Nostoc sp. TCL26-01:
- a CDS encoding DUF2232 domain-containing protein, giving the protein MSILDSQPDEPEADPSPESPTPGNQKSNPQEPISDRQSCVEAGMENPHKLLSPQLKVDAPLRMVETAFLASASSLIWFINFYFPLGPVLRIFFPVPIALVYLRWGKRAAWMAAVTSGLLLSVLMGPVRSLLFVMPFAFMGVLLGASWYRRVSWMISMTLGTLLGTLGVFFRLWLLSVLSGEDLWVYLITQVTEITEWLFLQLGLLSSPSVFLIQVGAVVLIVINNFIYLFVVHLAAWLLLDRLGNPIPRPPHWVQVLMDY; this is encoded by the coding sequence ATGAGTATTTTAGATTCTCAGCCAGATGAGCCAGAAGCAGATCCATCCCCTGAATCTCCAACCCCCGGCAATCAAAAGTCTAATCCACAAGAGCCGATAAGCGATCGCCAATCTTGTGTAGAGGCTGGCATGGAGAATCCTCACAAGCTACTGTCACCACAATTGAAAGTTGATGCGCCTTTGAGAATGGTGGAAACGGCATTTTTAGCAAGTGCCTCCAGTCTGATTTGGTTTATTAATTTTTACTTTCCTTTGGGGCCAGTATTACGGATATTTTTCCCTGTACCCATTGCTTTAGTTTATTTACGTTGGGGCAAACGAGCCGCGTGGATGGCGGCGGTGACATCTGGGTTACTATTGTCGGTGCTAATGGGGCCTGTCCGCAGTCTCTTATTTGTCATGCCCTTTGCGTTTATGGGGGTGTTACTTGGGGCTAGTTGGTATCGTCGTGTTTCTTGGATGATTTCTATGACTTTGGGTACTCTGTTGGGTACTTTAGGAGTATTTTTTCGCCTGTGGTTATTGTCCGTATTGTCGGGGGAAGACTTGTGGGTTTATTTGATTACCCAAGTCACGGAAATTACGGAGTGGCTATTCTTGCAGTTGGGTTTATTATCTAGCCCCAGTGTGTTCTTGATTCAAGTTGGGGCTGTAGTCTTAATTGTGATCAATAATTTTATTTACCTGTTTGTTGTTCATTTGGCAGCATGGTTACTTTTAGATCGGTTGGGCAATCCCATCCCTCGTCCACCCCATTGGGTACAAGTTTTGATGGATTATTAA
- a CDS encoding Crp/Fnr family transcriptional regulator: MEDRYNNNPWMNLISFFQGLPENAVKLALTHLVTRTHPANQVILLENDWGGSVYFIVEGWVKIRTYNLEGKEVTLNILGKGELFGEMAALNEVTRSTDVITLATTVIGSIPSQDFLKLLETEPMAGVRLSKLMAQRLRQVNRRLRLRESDSQSRVVDTLLFLQESQGKHGQTGTEIPNLPHREISSLSGLARETVTRVLTRLEKKGLIKRDQDTISIPDVLALEKMLN, translated from the coding sequence ATGGAAGACCGATATAACAATAATCCTTGGATGAATTTGATTTCTTTTTTTCAAGGATTACCAGAAAATGCCGTAAAACTAGCTCTTACTCATCTTGTTACTCGTACACACCCAGCTAATCAAGTCATCTTGCTAGAAAATGACTGGGGAGGTTCGGTATATTTTATAGTTGAAGGCTGGGTAAAAATCCGTACTTATAATTTGGAAGGGAAAGAGGTAACGCTGAATATTTTAGGTAAAGGAGAATTGTTTGGGGAAATGGCAGCACTAAATGAAGTAACTCGCTCTACAGATGTGATTACTTTGGCTACCACGGTGATTGGCAGTATACCATCCCAAGATTTTCTGAAATTATTGGAAACAGAACCAATGGCAGGAGTTCGCCTATCTAAGTTGATGGCTCAACGCTTGCGACAAGTCAATCGGCGCTTGCGGCTGCGGGAATCAGATAGTCAGTCACGGGTAGTAGATACATTGTTGTTTTTGCAAGAAAGCCAAGGAAAACATGGGCAGACAGGCACAGAAATTCCCAACTTACCTCACCGAGAAATCAGTAGTTTGAGTGGGTTAGCGCGAGAAACAGTGACTAGGGTATTGACAAGATTAGAAAAAAAAGGCTTGATTAAGCGAGATCAAGACACCATCTCGATTCCTGATGTCTTAGCTCTAGAAAAAATGTTAAATTAA
- the cobT gene encoding nicotinate mononucleotide-dependent phosphoribosyltransferase CobT: MIRIYTQIKQGEAWLQRYSDRLPLFTCILGFTETALIPGISAAGKTPEDRLYTACADAEYLYYGAEHNPKFPLPPLTAGASPVFISRAVVESLNIPLYLFNAGLPQPPAVPIIDLGGFPAKCLSTGAAMSLATVQHLFEQGLLWGERLATQAEQGYVIFSECVVGGTTTALAILTGLGIEAVGKVNSSHPICNHEQKWQVVVEGLGTGDWGLGDKGTRGQGDKEKNYPSISPSFSNPLELAAAVGDPMQVVVAGMAIAASRSCGVMLAGGTQMLAVYALLSAIAEVYNLSWQPTQVIVGTTRWVAEDPTGDTVALALNLGKNRQYPQMQAPPLLATSLSFANSRYPQLQAYEQGFVKEGVGAGAACIAASLYQNWQQEQLLLAIESQIERLMKRSS; this comes from the coding sequence ATGATTCGTATTTATACGCAAATAAAACAAGGTGAAGCGTGGTTGCAACGATATAGCGATCGCCTACCTTTATTTACCTGTATCTTAGGTTTTACGGAAACGGCTTTAATTCCCGGTATCTCGGCGGCTGGGAAGACTCCAGAGGATCGGCTATATACGGCTTGTGCTGATGCAGAGTATTTATATTATGGTGCAGAACACAATCCCAAATTTCCTTTACCGCCATTGACTGCGGGTGCATCACCTGTCTTCATTTCTCGTGCGGTAGTTGAGTCACTAAATATCCCCTTATATTTATTTAATGCTGGTTTACCCCAACCTCCGGCTGTTCCCATAATTGACTTGGGTGGCTTTCCTGCTAAGTGTTTAAGCACAGGTGCGGCGATGTCATTAGCCACTGTACAGCACTTATTTGAGCAAGGGTTACTTTGGGGTGAACGTCTAGCTACTCAAGCTGAACAAGGATATGTAATTTTCAGTGAATGCGTTGTCGGTGGTACAACAACTGCCCTGGCAATTTTAACTGGCTTGGGTATTGAGGCAGTCGGTAAGGTCAATAGTAGTCACCCAATTTGTAATCACGAGCAAAAATGGCAGGTGGTGGTAGAGGGATTGGGGACTGGGGACTGGGGACTGGGGGACAAGGGGACAAGGGGACAAGGGGACAAGGAGAAAAATTATCCTTCCATCTCCCCATCCTTCTCCAATCCTCTAGAACTCGCTGCGGCTGTGGGTGATCCGATGCAGGTGGTGGTGGCAGGAATGGCGATCGCTGCTAGTCGCAGTTGTGGTGTAATGCTAGCAGGGGGAACGCAAATGCTGGCTGTCTATGCTTTGCTGAGTGCGATCGCTGAAGTTTACAATTTATCTTGGCAACCGACTCAAGTAATTGTGGGTACAACTCGTTGGGTAGCAGAAGACCCAACGGGTGATACTGTGGCATTAGCTCTGAATCTGGGTAAAAACCGTCAATATCCCCAAATGCAGGCTCCTCCTCTTCTGGCGACTAGCCTCAGTTTTGCTAATTCTCGTTATCCCCAACTCCAAGCTTATGAGCAGGGGTTTGTCAAAGAAGGTGTAGGTGCTGGTGCAGCTTGTATCGCCGCTAGCCTCTATCAAAATTGGCAACAAGAGCAACTTTTGCTAGCCATTGAATCCCAAATTGAACGTCTAATGAAAAGGAGTAGCTAA